The Bacteroidota bacterium genomic interval ATTGTAATCTAATCGCCAACCGAGATTTTTTTCTCTTGCTCTTGCACGATAAGACCACCATGAATATTTTATAGTATCTTTATTAAAGTGCCTAAACGAATCAATAAGTCCAAGTTGTAAAAAATCAGTAAACCATTCTCTTTCCTCAGGTAAAAAACCTGAAGAATTGGCATTTCTAATAGGGTCATGAATATCAATTGCCTCATGGCAAATATTGTAATCACCTGAGATAATAATGTTTGGTCTTTCTTTTTTTAGATTTCTTACAAATTCATAAAAAGCATCAAGGAAATTCATTTTAAAATCCTGCCTTAATTCGCCCATACTTCCAGAAGGAATATAAACCGAAATTTGAGTAAGACTGCCAATATCGGCTCTTATCAATCTGCCTTCGATGTCAAAATCTTCTATTCCTATTCCGAATTTTGAAAATTGCGGTTTCTTTTTCGACAAGAGAGCCACTCCGCTATATCCTTTTCTTTCAGCAGAATTCCATAAACAGTGATATCCCAAATCTTCAAATTCTTTTACCTCAAACTGATCAGTTTTAGCTTTAAGTTCTTGAAGACAAACAATATCAGGATTATTATCCGACAACCAAGCAACAAAAGATTTCCTTGAAGCTGCCCTTATTCCGTTTACATTGTAAGAAATTATTTTCATCAATATTATTCTATAATAATTTTTTGCACTAACGCATTCTCCGATGTTATCAATTTCAAAAAATAAATACCTTTCGGATTAGAATTAATATTTATAATGTATGTAATAGCTGAATTTTCTTTTTTAATCTTTTTTGTAAAAACATTTTTTCCGTTACTGTTATAAATATTTATTTCATAAGCCTCTTTTCCTAAATATTTCAAAGAGAATTCACCATTATTTGGATTAGGATAAATATTAAACATTTTTTCACTCTCATTCTCAAATATTGAATTTACCAATTGAATTGATTTTGTAACAGAGTCATTACCACATCCGTTTGAAACAAGTAATTTTACATTATAAGTTCCTCCATCAGGAAATTTATGAATAGGATTTGACACTGAATCTTTAGTGTTGTCATCAAAATCCCATAAATAATGAAAAGCCTCTGATGAATTATCAGTAAAATATACATTAATACTTGAATCGAGATAAGAATAGCCCGCTAATGG includes:
- a CDS encoding exodeoxyribonuclease III translates to MKIISYNVNGIRAASRKSFVAWLSDNNPDIVCLQELKAKTDQFEVKEFEDLGYHCLWNSAERKGYSGVALLSKKKPQFSKFGIGIEDFDIEGRLIRADIGSLTQISVYIPSGSMGELRQDFKMNFLDAFYEFVRNLKKERPNIIISGDYNICHEAIDIHDPIRNANSSGFLPEEREWFTDFLQLGLIDSFRHFNKDTIKYSWWSYRARAREKNLGWRLDYNIISEGLLSKVKNVEILNDAFHSDHCPVVIELDI